The Kluyveromyces lactis strain NRRL Y-1140 chromosome D complete sequence genome has a window encoding:
- a CDS encoding uncharacterized protein (no similarity), with amino-acid sequence MRQITMSQNREDTCCVTVCNFECSVKPFNLARRTFSQPWQLRLYGRPQKKTEVKISRNKNRNKKHSSKDLQTFFIAAGVILALVLLQYQTCFAFFFFGFSFPVFLSNLHSLCVVHRKKLHVQSVDLGISKRSTQKNAALPIQMPVLRSSDNKIKKNSGFG; translated from the coding sequence ATGAGGCAAATAACCATGTCACAGAATCGTGAAGACACCTGCTGTGTAACTGTCTGCAACTTTGAATGCTCAGTCAAACCTTTCAACCTGGCAAGACGCACTTTCAGCCAACCGTGGCAACTGAGGTTGTACGGTCGCccacaaaaaaaaacggaAGTAAAGATTTCTCGGAACAAAAAtagaaacaagaaacatTCCTCGAAAGATCTACAAACGTTTTTCATTGCTGCTGGAGTTATTCTTGCGCTTGTGTTATTGCAATATCAAACGTGctttgctttttttttttttggtttttcgtttcctgtttttctttccaatcTTCATTCTTTGTGCGTCGTGcatagaaaaaaattgcaTGTCCAATCTGTCGATCTAGGTATTTCGAAAAGATCTACGCAGAAAAATGCAGCTCTGCCCATTCAAATGCCCGTACTTAGGAGCAGTGATaacaaaataaagaaaaattccGGCTTCGGATAG